The Burkholderia mallei ATCC 23344 genome has a window encoding:
- a CDS encoding DUF3761 domain-containing protein, which produces MPISLPRAARRIAVALAIAALPPAAAFAYSPTAPTAPAAHGEADLDRHDTYRNRDGDTVHAPAHSKSGRAPEGATARCRDGAYSFSRHRRGTCSGHGGVAAWL; this is translated from the coding sequence ATGCCCATTTCGCTGCCTCGAGCGGCGCGGCGCATCGCCGTGGCGCTCGCGATCGCCGCGCTGCCGCCCGCCGCCGCGTTCGCGTATTCGCCCACCGCGCCCACCGCGCCCGCCGCGCACGGCGAAGCCGACCTCGATCGCCACGATACATACCGCAACCGCGACGGCGATACCGTGCACGCGCCCGCGCATTCGAAATCGGGCCGCGCTCCCGAAGGCGCGACGGCCCGCTGCCGCGACGGCGCATACAGCTTCAGCCGGCACCGGCGCGGCACGTGCTCGGGGCACGGCGGCGTCGCCGCGTGGCTCTAG
- the grxD gene encoding Grx4 family monothiol glutaredoxin, translating into MDTQQRIKQIVDENPVVLFMKGTAQFPMCGFSGRAVQVLKACGVDQFKTVNVLEDEEIRQGIKEFSNWPTIPQLYVKGEFVGGSDIMMEMYQSGELQQLFTA; encoded by the coding sequence ATGGACACCCAACAACGCATCAAGCAAATCGTCGACGAAAACCCGGTCGTGCTCTTCATGAAAGGCACCGCGCAATTCCCGATGTGCGGCTTTTCGGGCCGCGCCGTCCAGGTGCTGAAGGCGTGCGGCGTCGACCAGTTCAAGACGGTCAACGTCCTCGAAGACGAAGAGATCCGCCAGGGCATCAAGGAGTTCTCGAACTGGCCGACGATCCCGCAGCTCTACGTGAAGGGCGAATTCGTCGGCGGCTCGGACATCATGATGGAGATGTATCAGTCGGGCGAACTGCAGCAACTGTTCACCGCCTGA
- the ettA gene encoding energy-dependent translational throttle protein EttA — translation MAQYVFTMNRVGKIVPPKRQILKDISLSFFPGAKIGVLGLNGSGKSTLIKIMAGIDKDIEGEATPMPNLNIGYLPQEPQLDPGKTVREAVEEGLGDLFQANKKLEEIYAAYAEPDADFDALAAEQAKYEAILASSDGGSPEQQLEVAADALRLPPWDAKIEHLSGGEKRRVALCKLLLEKPDMLLLDEPTNHLDAESVDWLEQFLVRFPGTVVAVTHDRYFLDNAAEWILELDRGHGIPWKGNYSSWLDQKEERLKQEEASESARQKAIKKELEWVRQNPKGRQAKSKARIARFEELNSQEYQKRNETQEIFIPVGDRLGNEVIEFKNVSKSFGDRLLIDNLNFKIPAGAIVGIIGPNGAGKSTLFKMLTGKEQPDSGEVVLGPTVKLAYVDQSRDALDGSKTVFEEISGGADVLTVGRYETPSRAYIGRFNFKGGDQQKIVGNLSGGERGRLHLAKTLISGGNVLLLDEPSNDLDVETLRALEDALLEFAGSVMVISHDRWFLDRIATHILAFEGDSQVTFFDGNYQEYEADKRARLGEEAAKPKRLRYKPISR, via the coding sequence ATGGCCCAATACGTTTTCACGATGAACCGGGTCGGCAAGATCGTGCCGCCCAAGCGCCAGATCCTGAAGGACATCTCGCTGTCGTTCTTCCCCGGTGCGAAGATCGGCGTGCTCGGTCTGAACGGCTCGGGCAAGTCGACGCTGATCAAGATCATGGCGGGCATCGACAAGGACATCGAAGGCGAAGCCACGCCGATGCCGAACCTGAACATCGGCTACCTGCCGCAGGAGCCGCAGCTCGATCCGGGCAAGACGGTGCGCGAAGCCGTCGAGGAGGGCCTCGGCGACCTGTTCCAGGCGAACAAGAAGCTCGAAGAGATCTACGCGGCGTACGCGGAGCCGGATGCCGACTTCGACGCGCTCGCGGCCGAGCAGGCGAAGTACGAGGCGATCCTCGCCTCGAGCGACGGCGGCAGCCCCGAGCAGCAGCTCGAAGTGGCCGCCGACGCGCTGCGCCTGCCCCCGTGGGACGCGAAGATCGAGCACCTGTCGGGCGGCGAGAAGCGCCGCGTCGCGCTCTGCAAGCTGCTGCTCGAAAAGCCCGACATGCTGCTGCTCGACGAACCGACCAACCACCTGGACGCCGAATCGGTCGACTGGCTCGAGCAATTCCTCGTGCGCTTCCCGGGCACCGTCGTCGCGGTCACGCACGATCGCTACTTCCTCGACAACGCGGCCGAATGGATTCTCGAGCTCGACCGCGGCCACGGCATTCCGTGGAAAGGCAACTACAGCAGCTGGCTCGACCAGAAGGAAGAACGCCTGAAGCAGGAAGAAGCGTCCGAATCGGCGCGCCAGAAGGCGATCAAGAAGGAACTGGAGTGGGTGCGCCAGAACCCGAAGGGCCGTCAGGCGAAGTCGAAGGCGCGTATCGCGCGCTTCGAGGAACTGAACAGCCAGGAATACCAGAAGCGCAACGAGACGCAGGAAATCTTCATTCCGGTCGGCGACCGCCTCGGCAATGAAGTGATCGAGTTCAAGAACGTCAGCAAATCGTTCGGCGACCGCCTGCTGATCGACAACCTGAACTTCAAGATCCCGGCCGGCGCGATCGTCGGCATCATCGGCCCGAACGGCGCCGGCAAGTCGACGCTGTTCAAGATGCTGACCGGCAAGGAACAGCCGGACTCGGGCGAAGTCGTGCTGGGGCCGACGGTGAAGCTCGCGTACGTCGACCAGAGCCGCGATGCGCTCGACGGCTCGAAGACGGTGTTCGAGGAAATCTCGGGCGGCGCCGACGTGCTGACGGTCGGCCGGTACGAGACGCCGTCGCGCGCGTACATCGGCCGCTTCAACTTCAAGGGCGGCGACCAGCAGAAGATCGTCGGCAACCTGTCCGGCGGCGAACGCGGCCGCCTGCACCTCGCGAAGACGCTGATCTCCGGCGGCAACGTGCTGCTGCTCGACGAGCCGTCGAACGACCTCGACGTCGAAACGCTGCGCGCGCTGGAGGACGCGCTGCTCGAGTTCGCGGGCTCGGTGATGGTGATCTCGCACGACCGCTGGTTCCTCGACCGGATCGCGACGCACATCCTCGCGTTCGAAGGCGATTCGCAAGTCACGTTCTTCGACGGCAACTACCAGGAGTACGAGGCCGACAAGCGCGCGCGCCTCGGCGAGGAGGCGGCGAAGCCGAAGCGTCTGCGCTACAAGCCGATCAGCCGGTAA
- a CDS encoding HAD-IA family hydrolase — MTVKAVVFDFGGVLIDWSPEYLYRKLIPDEAERRWFLTHVCGMDWVVRQDGGQTIEEGTAERIALFPEHEALIRAFYARWHEMIGGELADGAALVDALDARGVPLFGLTNWSAQTFPYAWENFPVLRRFRDIVVSGRVKLAKPDPAIYREMHARIEPHLPGIAPHELVFIDDNAKNAAAAAALGWHGIHHTSAAATRARLRELGALG; from the coding sequence ATGACCGTCAAGGCAGTCGTATTCGATTTCGGCGGCGTGCTGATCGACTGGAGCCCCGAGTATCTGTACCGGAAACTGATTCCCGATGAAGCCGAGCGGCGCTGGTTTCTCACGCACGTATGCGGAATGGACTGGGTGGTGAGGCAGGACGGCGGCCAGACGATCGAGGAGGGGACCGCCGAGCGTATCGCGCTGTTTCCCGAGCATGAGGCGCTGATCCGCGCGTTCTACGCGCGGTGGCACGAGATGATCGGCGGCGAGCTCGCGGACGGCGCCGCGCTCGTCGACGCGCTCGATGCGCGCGGTGTGCCGCTCTTCGGGCTCACGAACTGGTCCGCGCAGACGTTTCCGTATGCGTGGGAGAACTTCCCCGTGCTGCGGCGTTTCAGGGACATCGTCGTGTCCGGCCGCGTGAAGCTCGCGAAGCCCGATCCGGCGATCTACCGCGAGATGCACGCGCGGATCGAACCGCATCTGCCGGGCATCGCGCCGCACGAGCTCGTTTTCATCGACGACAACGCGAAGAACGCGGCGGCCGCGGCCGCGCTCGGCTGGCACGGGATTCATCACACGAGCGCCGCGGCGACGCGGGCGCGGCTGCGCGAGCTGGGCGCGCTTGGCTGA
- the prfA gene encoding peptide chain release factor 1 has product MKTSMQSKLDQLTTRLAELNDLLSRENVTADLDQYRKLTREHAEIGPVVEHYAQWRQARADELAAQELLADASMRDFAEDELRGARDRMGRLAAELQTMLLPKDPNDERNIFVEIRAGTGGDESALFAGNLLRMYLRYAERQRWQVEMMSESPSDLGGYKEVIVRIAGYGAYSRLKFESGGHRVQRVPATETQGRIHTSACTVAVMPEADEIGEVEINPADLRIDTFRASGAGGQHINKTDSAVRVTHIPTGIVVECQDDRSQHKNKDRALKVLAARIKDKQYHEQHAKEAATRKSLIGSGDRSERIRTYNFPQGRMTDHRINLTLYKLEQIMDGDLDELIAALVSEHQAELLASLGDAE; this is encoded by the coding sequence ATGAAGACGAGCATGCAAAGCAAGCTCGACCAGCTCACAACCCGGCTGGCCGAACTGAACGACCTGTTGAGCCGCGAGAACGTCACCGCGGACCTCGACCAGTATCGCAAGCTGACGCGCGAGCACGCGGAGATCGGCCCCGTCGTCGAGCACTACGCGCAGTGGCGCCAGGCGCGCGCCGACGAACTCGCCGCGCAGGAACTGCTCGCCGACGCCTCGATGCGCGATTTCGCCGAGGACGAGCTGCGCGGCGCGCGCGACCGGATGGGCCGCCTCGCGGCCGAGCTGCAGACGATGCTGCTGCCGAAGGACCCGAACGACGAGCGCAACATCTTCGTCGAAATCCGCGCGGGCACGGGCGGCGACGAATCGGCACTGTTCGCGGGCAACCTGCTGCGGATGTACCTGCGCTACGCGGAGCGGCAGCGCTGGCAGGTCGAGATGATGTCGGAGAGCCCGTCGGATCTCGGCGGCTACAAGGAAGTGATCGTGCGGATCGCGGGCTACGGCGCGTACTCGCGCCTGAAGTTCGAATCGGGCGGCCACCGCGTGCAGCGCGTGCCCGCGACCGAGACGCAGGGCCGCATCCATACGTCCGCGTGCACGGTTGCGGTGATGCCCGAGGCCGACGAGATCGGCGAAGTCGAGATCAATCCGGCCGATTTGCGGATCGACACGTTCCGCGCGTCGGGCGCGGGCGGCCAGCACATCAACAAGACCGATTCGGCGGTGCGCGTCACGCACATCCCGACGGGAATCGTCGTCGAGTGCCAGGACGACCGCTCGCAGCACAAGAACAAGGATCGCGCGCTGAAGGTGCTCGCCGCGCGGATCAAGGACAAGCAGTATCACGAGCAGCACGCGAAGGAGGCAGCCACGCGCAAGAGCCTGATCGGCTCGGGCGACCGCTCCGAGCGGATCCGCACGTACAACTTCCCGCAGGGCCGGATGACCGATCACCGGATCAACCTGACGCTGTACAAGCTCGAGCAGATCATGGACGGCGATCTCGACGAGCTGATCGCCGCGCTCGTGAGCGAGCACCAGGCCGAGCTGCTCGCCTCGCTCGGCGACGCCGAATGA
- a CDS encoding aminopeptidase P family protein: MNARLPDPSPVPARLALLRGAMTREDLAAYVVPSADPHLSEYLPERGQARQWLSGFTGSVGTLVVTADFAGLWVDSRYWMQAEAQLAGTGVALMKMVGGQQTQPHVEWLAEHVPEGTTVGVDGAVLGVAAARALTSALTPRGIVLRTDLDLLDAIWPQRPSLPGDAVFEHAAPQADTARAGKLAQVRRAMHEQGAQWHFVSTLDDLAWLFNLRGADVNYNPVFVAHALVGLERATLFVADGKVSAELATSLARDGVDVKPYDAAAAALAALPEGAGLLIDPRRVTYGLLQAVPQQVRVIEAVNPSTFAKSRKTPAEIEHVRATMEHDGAALAEFFAWFERALGRETITELTIDEQLTAARARRPGYVSPSFATIAGFNANGAMPHYRATRAAHATIEGDGLLLVDSGGQYLSGTTDITRVVPVGAIGDAHRRDFTIVLKAMMALSRARFPRGIRSPMLDAIARAPMWAAGLDYGHGTGHGVGYFLNVHEGPQVISHYAPAEPYTAMEEGMITSIEPGVYRPGNWGVRIENLVVNRAAGQTEFGDFLEFETLTLCPIDTRCVLPALLDDVERAWLNAYHATVRERVGKHVSGDARAWLDARTQPI, encoded by the coding sequence ATGAATGCCCGACTTCCCGATCCGTCGCCCGTGCCGGCGCGTCTTGCCCTGTTGCGCGGCGCGATGACGCGCGAGGATCTGGCCGCCTACGTGGTGCCGTCCGCCGATCCCCATTTGTCCGAGTATTTGCCCGAGCGCGGGCAGGCGCGCCAATGGCTGTCGGGCTTCACCGGCTCGGTCGGCACGCTCGTCGTGACCGCCGATTTCGCCGGCCTCTGGGTCGACAGCCGCTATTGGATGCAGGCCGAGGCGCAACTCGCGGGCACGGGCGTCGCGTTGATGAAGATGGTGGGCGGCCAGCAGACGCAGCCGCACGTCGAATGGCTCGCCGAGCACGTGCCCGAGGGCACGACGGTCGGCGTGGACGGCGCGGTGCTCGGCGTCGCGGCGGCGCGCGCGCTCACGTCGGCGCTCACCCCGCGCGGCATCGTGCTGCGCACCGATCTCGATCTGCTCGATGCGATCTGGCCGCAGCGCCCGTCGCTGCCGGGCGACGCGGTGTTCGAGCACGCGGCGCCGCAGGCCGACACCGCGCGCGCGGGCAAGCTCGCGCAGGTGCGCCGCGCGATGCACGAGCAGGGCGCGCAGTGGCACTTCGTGTCGACGCTCGACGATCTCGCGTGGCTCTTCAACCTGCGCGGCGCCGACGTCAACTACAACCCGGTGTTCGTCGCGCACGCGCTCGTCGGCCTCGAGCGCGCGACGCTGTTCGTCGCCGACGGCAAGGTGTCGGCCGAGCTGGCGACGTCGCTCGCGCGGGACGGCGTCGACGTGAAGCCGTACGACGCCGCGGCCGCCGCGCTCGCCGCGCTGCCCGAGGGCGCGGGGCTGCTGATCGATCCGCGTCGCGTCACGTACGGGCTGCTGCAGGCGGTGCCGCAGCAGGTGCGCGTGATCGAGGCGGTGAATCCGTCGACGTTCGCGAAATCGCGCAAGACGCCCGCCGAGATCGAGCACGTGCGCGCGACGATGGAGCACGACGGCGCGGCGCTCGCCGAATTCTTCGCATGGTTCGAGCGTGCGCTCGGCCGCGAGACGATCACCGAGCTGACCATCGACGAGCAGCTCACGGCCGCGCGCGCGCGACGGCCGGGCTATGTGTCGCCGAGCTTCGCGACGATCGCGGGCTTCAACGCGAACGGCGCGATGCCGCATTACCGCGCGACGCGCGCCGCGCACGCGACGATCGAAGGCGACGGCCTGCTGCTCGTCGATTCGGGCGGCCAGTATCTGAGCGGGACGACGGACATCACGCGGGTCGTGCCGGTCGGCGCGATCGGCGACGCGCACCGGCGCGACTTCACGATCGTGCTGAAGGCGATGATGGCGCTGTCGCGTGCGCGCTTTCCGCGCGGCATCCGCTCGCCGATGCTCGACGCGATCGCGCGCGCGCCGATGTGGGCGGCCGGGCTCGACTACGGGCACGGCACGGGGCACGGCGTCGGCTATTTCCTGAACGTACACGAAGGGCCGCAGGTGATCTCGCACTACGCGCCCGCCGAGCCGTACACGGCGATGGAGGAGGGGATGATCACGTCGATCGAGCCCGGCGTGTACCGGCCCGGCAACTGGGGCGTGCGCATCGAGAATCTCGTCGTGAACCGCGCGGCGGGCCAGACCGAGTTCGGCGATTTCCTCGAATTCGAGACGCTCACGCTCTGCCCGATCGATACGCGCTGCGTGCTGCCCGCGCTCCTCGACGACGTCGAGCGCGCGTGGCTGAACGCGTATCACGCGACGGTGCGCGAGCGGGTCGGCAAGCACGTGTCGGGCGACGCGAGGGCGTGGCTCGACGCGCGCACGCAACCGATCTGA
- the hemA gene encoding glutamyl-tRNA reductase — protein sequence MQLLTIGINHHTAPVALRERVAFPLEQIKPALSTFKSVFLGHPAPNAPEAAILSTCNRTELYCATNDRAARDAAIRWMSDYHRIPADELAPHVYALPQSEAVRHAFRVASGLDSMVLGETQILGQMKNAVRTASEAGSLGTYLNQLFQRTFAVAKEVRGTTEIGAQSVSMAAAAVRLAQRIFEQVAQQRVLFIGAGEMIELCATHFAAQGPRELVVANRTAERGAKLAERFGGRAMPLADLPARMHEFDIIVSCTASTLPIIGLGAVERAVKARRHRPIFMVDLAVPRDIEPEVGKLKDVFLYTVDDLGAIVREGNASRQAAVAQAEAIIETRVQNFMQWLDARSIVPVIRHMHTQADALRRAEVERARKMLARGDDPDAVLDALSQALTNKLIHGPTSALNRANGADRDSLIDLMRGFYQHAPRSSDTSDR from the coding sequence ATGCAGCTCCTCACGATCGGAATCAACCACCACACTGCGCCTGTCGCCTTGCGCGAACGCGTGGCGTTTCCGCTCGAACAGATCAAGCCCGCATTGTCGACGTTCAAGAGCGTCTTCCTCGGCCATCCGGCGCCGAACGCACCCGAAGCGGCGATCCTGTCGACCTGCAATCGCACTGAACTGTATTGCGCGACCAACGATCGCGCCGCGCGCGACGCCGCGATCCGCTGGATGTCCGACTACCACCGGATTCCCGCCGACGAGCTCGCGCCGCACGTGTACGCGCTGCCGCAATCCGAGGCGGTGCGCCACGCGTTTCGCGTCGCGTCCGGGCTCGATTCGATGGTGCTCGGCGAAACGCAGATCCTCGGCCAGATGAAGAACGCGGTACGCACCGCGTCCGAGGCGGGTTCGCTCGGCACCTACCTGAACCAGCTGTTCCAGCGCACGTTCGCGGTCGCGAAGGAAGTGCGCGGCACGACCGAGATCGGCGCGCAGTCGGTGTCGATGGCGGCTGCGGCCGTGCGCCTCGCGCAGCGCATCTTCGAGCAGGTCGCGCAGCAGCGCGTGCTGTTCATCGGCGCGGGCGAGATGATCGAGCTCTGCGCGACCCACTTCGCCGCGCAGGGCCCGCGCGAGCTCGTCGTCGCGAACCGCACCGCCGAGCGCGGCGCGAAGCTCGCCGAGCGCTTCGGCGGCCGCGCGATGCCGCTCGCCGATCTGCCCGCGCGCATGCACGAGTTCGACATCATCGTGTCGTGCACGGCATCGACGCTGCCGATCATCGGTCTCGGCGCCGTCGAGCGCGCGGTGAAGGCGCGCCGCCACCGGCCGATCTTCATGGTCGACCTCGCGGTGCCGCGCGACATCGAGCCCGAAGTCGGCAAGCTGAAGGACGTGTTCCTCTATACCGTCGACGATCTCGGCGCGATCGTGCGCGAAGGCAATGCGTCGCGGCAGGCGGCCGTCGCGCAGGCCGAGGCGATCATCGAGACGCGCGTGCAGAATTTCATGCAGTGGCTCGACGCACGCAGCATCGTGCCCGTGATCCGTCACATGCATACGCAGGCGGACGCGTTGCGCCGCGCGGAAGTCGAGCGCGCGCGCAAGATGCTCGCGCGCGGCGACGATCCGGACGCCGTGCTCGATGCGCTGTCGCAAGCGCTCACCAACAAGCTGATTCACGGCCCGACGAGCGCGCTCAACCGCGCGAACGGCGCCGATCGCGATTCGCTGATCGACCTGATGCGCGGCTTCTACCAGCACGCGCCCCGCTCGTCGGACACGTCGGACCGTTAG
- the prmC gene encoding peptide chain release factor N(5)-glutamine methyltransferase yields MNTTKPSPATAAELLRASPLDALDARILLAHALGWSRTQLITRADEPLDAAARARYLALQARRAAGEPIAQLTGAREFFGLKFDITPDVLIPRPETELLVETALDAIDGIASPCVLDLGTGSGAIAVSIASERPDARVWALERSVAALDVARRNARKLLDPARAGGPLRFLESDWYAALDPGLRFHVVVSNPPYIARHDPHLAEGDLRFEPRGALTDENDGLAAIRTIVAGAHAFVAPGGALWLEHGYDQAAAVRALLDAAGFADVESRADLASIERASGGRLPG; encoded by the coding sequence ATGAACACGACGAAACCCTCGCCCGCCACCGCCGCCGAGCTGCTGCGCGCGTCGCCGCTCGATGCGCTCGACGCGCGCATCCTGCTCGCGCACGCGCTCGGCTGGAGCCGCACGCAGTTGATCACGCGCGCCGACGAACCGCTCGACGCGGCCGCGCGCGCGCGCTATCTGGCGCTTCAGGCGCGCCGCGCGGCGGGCGAGCCCATCGCGCAGCTCACCGGCGCGCGCGAGTTCTTCGGTCTCAAATTCGACATCACGCCGGACGTGCTGATCCCGCGCCCGGAGACGGAGCTGCTCGTCGAGACGGCGCTCGACGCGATCGACGGCATCGCATCGCCATGCGTGCTCGATCTCGGCACGGGCAGCGGCGCGATCGCGGTGTCGATCGCATCCGAGCGGCCCGACGCGCGCGTGTGGGCGCTCGAGCGCTCGGTCGCCGCGCTCGATGTCGCGCGCCGCAACGCGCGCAAGCTGCTCGATCCGGCGCGCGCGGGCGGCCCGCTGCGGTTTCTCGAAAGCGACTGGTACGCGGCGCTCGATCCGGGCCTGCGCTTTCACGTCGTCGTCAGCAACCCGCCGTACATCGCGCGGCACGATCCGCACCTCGCCGAAGGCGACCTGCGCTTCGAGCCGCGCGGCGCGCTCACCGACGAGAACGACGGGCTTGCCGCGATCCGCACGATCGTTGCGGGCGCGCATGCGTTCGTCGCGCCCGGCGGCGCGCTGTGGCTCGAACACGGTTACGATCAGGCGGCCGCGGTGCGCGCGCTCCTCGACGCGGCAGGCTTCGCCGACGTCGAATCGCGCGCGGATCTCGCGTCGATCGAGCGCGCGAGCGGCGGGCGCCTGCCCGGCTGA
- a CDS encoding cysteine hydrolase family protein — MARAAVIVVDMQRGLLQRAKPAHRLDEVVAGINRLTAAARAAGAPVCFVQHDGGADDDVVPGTPGWRLHAELTCADADWRIRKRASDAFHGTPLAAQLAAHGVDAVVICGYASEFCVDSAARRAALLGYRTTVVSDLHTTNDRAHLSAAQIVAHHNFIWSHCSFSGNGVAPRPLDEVIAAEFA, encoded by the coding sequence ATGGCGAGGGCGGCGGTGATCGTGGTGGACATGCAGCGCGGGCTGCTGCAGCGGGCGAAGCCCGCGCATCGGCTCGACGAGGTCGTCGCGGGCATCAACCGGCTGACGGCGGCGGCGCGCGCGGCGGGCGCGCCCGTCTGTTTCGTGCAGCACGACGGCGGCGCGGACGACGACGTCGTGCCCGGCACGCCCGGTTGGCGGCTGCACGCGGAGCTCACGTGCGCCGACGCCGACTGGCGAATCCGCAAGCGCGCAAGCGATGCGTTCCACGGCACGCCGCTTGCCGCGCAACTTGCCGCGCACGGCGTTGACGCGGTCGTGATCTGCGGCTACGCGTCGGAATTCTGCGTCGATTCGGCGGCGCGCCGCGCGGCGCTCCTCGGCTATCGAACGACGGTCGTCTCCGATCTGCACACGACGAACGATCGCGCTCACCTGAGCGCGGCGCAAATCGTCGCGCATCACAATTTCATCTGGAGCCACTGTTCGTTCTCGGGCAACGGCGTTGCGCCGCGGCCGCTCGACGAGGTGATCGCCGCGGAGTTCGCATGA
- a CDS encoding glycerophosphodiester phosphodiesterase family protein, with amino-acid sequence MNQLIDTLGRRAVLIGVALGLAACAGGGPPGEAPATLPRIVAHRGGAADAPENTLDAIRAAVANRADAIWLTVQLSRDGVPVLYRPADLSALTRSSGPVAGHTAAQLAQMNAGWQFRDAGGRYPYRARPVGIPTLRDALRAIPPAMPIVLDMKAVPAAPQAKAVADVLTSEAAWPRVTIYSTDAAYQTAFASYPQARLFESRDATRGRLVDVLLGGACERAPEAPATAPIWTGFEMHRNMTVSERLTLGEGVSPVKATLWTPATVACFRRRADVRILAIAVNDADDYRTAACLGLDAVLADSPREMAEIRSALRARPLRCETGAR; translated from the coding sequence ATGAATCAACTGATCGACACCCTCGGACGGCGCGCGGTGCTCATCGGCGTCGCGCTCGGCCTGGCCGCCTGCGCGGGCGGCGGCCCGCCGGGCGAGGCGCCGGCGACGCTGCCGCGCATCGTCGCGCATCGCGGCGGCGCGGCCGATGCGCCGGAGAACACACTCGATGCGATCCGGGCGGCGGTCGCGAATCGGGCGGACGCGATTTGGCTGACCGTCCAACTGAGCCGCGACGGCGTGCCGGTGCTGTATCGGCCCGCCGATCTATCGGCGCTCACGCGCTCGAGCGGCCCGGTCGCCGGCCACACGGCCGCGCAGCTCGCGCAGATGAACGCCGGCTGGCAATTCCGCGATGCGGGCGGGCGGTATCCGTATCGCGCGCGCCCGGTCGGCATTCCGACGTTGCGCGACGCGCTGCGCGCGATTCCGCCCGCGATGCCGATCGTGCTCGACATGAAGGCGGTGCCCGCCGCGCCGCAGGCGAAGGCCGTCGCGGACGTGCTGACGAGCGAGGCCGCGTGGCCGCGCGTGACGATCTATTCGACCGATGCCGCTTATCAGACCGCGTTCGCCTCGTATCCGCAGGCACGGCTCTTCGAATCGCGCGATGCGACGCGCGGGCGGCTCGTCGACGTGCTGCTCGGCGGCGCGTGCGAACGCGCGCCCGAGGCGCCTGCGACGGCGCCCATATGGACCGGCTTCGAAATGCATCGAAACATGACGGTGAGCGAGCGCTTGACGCTCGGCGAAGGCGTATCGCCCGTGAAGGCGACGTTGTGGACGCCCGCGACCGTCGCGTGCTTCAGGCGGCGCGCGGACGTGCGGATTCTCGCGATCGCGGTGAACGACGCCGACGATTACCGCACGGCCGCGTGCCTCGGGCTCGATGCGGTGCTCGCGGATTCGCCGCGCGAGATGGCGGAAATCCGGTCGGCGCTGCGGGCGCGGCCGTTGCGGTGCGAGACGGGGGCGCGATAG